The Deinococcus hopiensis KR-140 sequence GCCTTTCGCTGCGCGCAGCGGCAGACGTCAGCGAAGTGCTGGGCGCAGCCTACGGGCTGGACGGCCTGCTCCTGACCGAACCGGACCTGTCGCCCGAGTTCTTCCGCCTGAGCAGCGGCCTGGCGGGCGAGGCGTTCCAGAAGTTCACCAATTACCGCCTGCGCGTGGCGCTTGTGCTGCCGGACTTCGCGGCGCATGGCGAGCGTTTCGCGGAGTTGGCGCGGGAACACGCCCGCCACCCGCTGATTCGCTTTGTCCACACGGAGGAAGAAGGGCGGAGGTGGTTGGAGGCCGGCCAGTAAGGGGAGAACAGGTTTGGCCCTTGGGTCCTCCGCCCTCCGCATCAATACTTCTGCGCCACCGTCTTCGTCTGGAGGAACCAGAACAGGTAATCCGGGCCGCCCACCTTGGCGTTCGTGCCGCTCATGCCGTAGCCGCCAAAGGCGTGGGTGCCGGACAGTGCGCCCGTGCATTTGCGGTTCACGTACAAGTTGCCCACATGGATGAGGCGGCGGGCCTCATTGATCTTCATGGGGTCCCGGCTGTAGAAGGCGGCGGTCAGGCCATATTCCGAGTCGTTGGCGAGTTCGATGGCGTGTCGCCAGTCGCGCGCCTTCGTGAAGCTCAGCACCGGCCCGAAGATTTCTTCCTGGAAAAGGGGGTCACGCGGGTCCACATCCGCGAAGATGGTGGGCTGCACGTAGCCGCCCTCGCGGTCCCCGTTCTGCGCCCGCTCGCCGCCAAGGACGAGGCGGGCGGTGCCCTTGCCCCTCTCCACGTATTCCATGATCCGCTTGGCACTGCCCTCGTGAATCACCGGGCCGA is a genomic window containing:
- a CDS encoding DUF4180 domain-containing protein, with amino-acid sequence MKSLPEIKTVRELGLSLRAAADVSEVLGAAYGLDGLLLTEPDLSPEFFRLSSGLAGEAFQKFTNYRLRVALVLPDFAAHGERFAELAREHARHPLIRFVHTEEEGRRWLEAGQ